CGGCCCGGATCGCCGCGGCCACCACACCCGGGCTCAGCGTGGACGCTTCGGCCACCAGCCGCTCGCGGACCCGGTCGATCAGCGAGGCGCTCATGCTGCCCCCGCCTCGTGCGCGGGGTGACCGGCCAGCACCGACAGCACTCGCCGGGCCGCAGAGCCCAGCGGAGACCGGGGCCGCACCCGCAGCCCGCCACGCTCCAGAAGCTCAGCGATGCCGGCCTGCGGTCGCATCGCCGCGAGCAGTGGCAGGTCCACGATGCGGGCTACCTCGGCAGCTCGCAGGCCGCCCGGCGACGGACCACGCACCACCACACCGGCATTCGGATTGCAGGCCAGTACCCACGGCCGCGCGGCGGTTGCGGCGGTACACGACCGCACATCGGCCGGTGTCAGCAGAACCACCAGATCGGCCGCGGTCAAAGCGGTCTCGGCAGCCTCTGTGGCGCGCCGGGGTACATCGCACACCACCGTGACACCTCCTCGGCACCCCGCCTCGATGACCGCCGCCACCGGCGCCGCCTCGATGTCGGTACCCGAGCGCCCGCTGGAGAGCACGCTGATCCCGTCCCGACGGGGCAGCGCGTCGCGCAAGGCCGGATAACCCAACCGGCCGCCCTGCAGCGCCAGATCCGGCCAGCGCAGGCCGGGCAGGTCCTCACTGCCCGCCACCAGATCGATCCCGCCGCTCCACGGATCCGCCTCCACGAGCAGCGCGGTGGATGCTGATTGCGCGAGCGCCACCGCGAACACCGACGCCCCGGCGCCTCCGCGGGCGCCGACGACCGCGACCACCGGACCGCGGCCGGCATCGTCGCGACAGGCAGCCTCG
The window above is part of the Mycolicibacterium fortuitum subsp. fortuitum genome. Proteins encoded here:
- the ssd gene encoding septum site-determining protein Ssd, giving the protein MAVPKTTAPGTVLALIGDPLLRDDVSRVAAAAGVGLVLVDAPSGRKAWMAAAAVLLDAPAAQRCAARTLPRRARVILLGHHAPEPDDWQAAISVGVQHVMTLPAQETDLVTALSEAACRDDAGRGPVVAVVGARGGAGASVFAVALAQSASTALLVEADPWSGGIDLVAGSEDLPGLRWPDLALQGGRLGYPALRDALPRRDGISVLSSGRSGTDIEAAPVAAVIEAGCRGGVTVVCDVPRRATEAAETALTAADLVVLLTPADVRSCTAATAARPWVLACNPNAGVVVRGPSPGGLRAAEVARIVDLPLLAAMRPQAGIAELLERGGLRVRPRSPLGSAARRVLSVLAGHPAHEAGAA